One Alligator mississippiensis isolate rAllMis1 chromosome 16, rAllMis1, whole genome shotgun sequence genomic region harbors:
- the CHAF1A gene encoding chromatin assembly factor 1 subunit A, translated as MAAMECRDKPVVPTRKLVQARLPFKRLNPVPKEKYDADLEVKKTKSSQNVFGQSNDSSLDTSHTSMDNVENDCQLDPEMHFAPKLVNGKGPLDNFIQKSTKSNTSETVLVIDLTEDTDHRLSDEIDHGKLNLAASSSIKTANGILEKDTDQLSPLKPLQNTRVDASMDTNSLCEATANKDEDLTDATKSCSELSNTQCNDLENKRVNESELKGIILGRKMPVVVLEDIMTARSPQVASLEGSMMSESETMESSSPERNSVLTLSSLSSPSSISSPEVHPALENKSDTSPLASTPVRKVSQKCHRSSAEKEKLRLQRDQERADKLQKLQAEREEKGRLKEEAKAAKERAKEEAKKKKEEEKELKEKERREKKEKEEKEKAEKLRVKEEKRKERQEALEAKLEEKRKKEEEKRLKEEEKRINAQKAEITRFFQKPKTPQAPKTLAGSCGKFAPFEIKENMALAPLSRVILEQEVLDQLDQLLKTPNSDVCFFKELKCRKPLKSNPTFINNSNADTFNSDVVVVESCQMDTVPERKKFGRMKLLQFCENHRPAYWGTWNKKTTVIHSRNPWSKDTKLLDYEVDSDEEWEEEEPGESLSHSEEDDEEEGEDEDDDDGFFVPHGYLSEDEGVTEECDPENQKVRQKLKAKEWDELLAKGKRLRVLQPVKIGCLWENEQNGCSTNADLKVLQQFTACILELPVADEELQTQKTSKKRTKDQQILRQLLPLLHGNVNGSKVIIQEFQECCRQGLFNEATTDGSDTTPASPNSSRPQTPVNEDNAIPSKARLKRIISENSVYEKRPEYRMCWYVYSEVLKSFDQEHLPVPCRWNYTTQVPSAAKEDGSSTQGMAVMQTTLVSTKRKSTGSMSITKFMKRPRDAEQAEAVEMDGFQADTEEEEEEDDCMIVDIQPNKDSKSTVTETALELDGAIGPTQEDAAVSPPSTV; from the exons ATGGCAG CTATGGAATGCAGAGACAAGCCAGTTGTTCCCACAAGAAAACTAGTGCAAG CTCGGTTGCCTTTCAAGCGTTTGAATCCAGTACCAAAGGAGAAGTATGATGCCGACTTGGAAGTCAAGAAAACTAAAAGCTCGCAAAACGTTTTTGGACAAAGTAACGACTCTTCTCTAGATACGTCCCACACTTCCATGGACAATGTGGAGAATGACTGCCAGTTGGATCCTGAAATGCATTTTGCTCCAAAACTGGTTAATGGAAAGGGTCCATTAGATAACTTTATACAGAAAAGCACAAAGAGTAACACAAGTGAAACTGTACTTGTAATTGACTTGACAGAGGACACTGACCACAGACTAAGTGATGAAATTGACCACGGTAAATTAAATTTAGCAGCATCTTCATCTATAAAAACAGCTAATGGGATCTTAGAAAAAGATACAGACCAGTTAAGTCCATTAAAACCCCTTCAGAATACCCGAGTGGATGCTTCAATGGACACCAACTCGCTATGTGAAGCTACAGCAAATAAGGACGAAGACTTGACGGATGCAACCAAATCTTGTTCTGAATTATCAAATACACAGTGTAATGATTTAGAAAATAAGAGGGTCAATGAGAGTGAACTCAAGGGGATCATACTGGGGAGAAAGATGCCTGTTGTAGTCCTAGAGGATATCATGACTGCAAGGTCACCCCAAGTTGCATCTTTAGAAGGAAGTATGATGTCAGAAAGTGAAACAATGGAATCTTCTTCTCCTGAAAGAAACTCTGTACTTACCCTTTCCTCACTAAGCTCCCCCTCTTCTATCAGCTCACCTGAGGTTCATCCTGCCCTAGAGAACAAGAGCGATACTAGTCCCTTAGCTTCAACGCCTGTTCGGAAG GTCTCTCAGAAATGTCACAGAAGTTCTGCGGAGAAGGAGAAGCTAAGATTGCAAAGA GATCAAGAACGTGCAGACAAACTGCAAAAGTTGCAagcagaaagggaggaaaaagggagGCTGAAAGAAGAGGCAAAAGCTGCAAAAGAACGGGCCAAAGAGGaggcaaagaaaaagaaggaggaagagaaagagctgaaagagaaagaaaggcgagagaaaaaggaaaaagaagaaaaggaaaaagctgaGAAGTTaagagtgaaggaagaaaaacGCAAGGAGAGGCAGGAAGCTTTAGA GGCAAAActtgaagaaaaaaggaagaaagaagaggagaaacggttaaaagaggaagaaaag CGCATTAATGCACAGAAAGCAGAAATTACCAGATTCTTTCAGAAACCAAAGACACCACAAGCTCCTAAG ACCCTTGCTGGCTCCTGTGGGAAATTTGCTCCCTTTGAAATTAAGGAGAACATGGCTCTTGCCCCCCTCAGTCGTGTTATCCTCGAGCAAGAGGTTTTAGATCAATTGGATCAGCTCCTGAAAACACCGAATAGTGATGTCTGTTTCTTCAAAGAACTGAAGTGTCGCAAGCCACTTAAAAGTAACCCTACCTTTATCAATAACAGCAATGCTGACACATTTAACAG TGATGTGGTGGTGGTAGAGAGCTGCCAAATGGACACTGTTCCTGAAAGGAAGAAATTTGGCAGGATGAAACTACTACAGTTCTGTGAGAATCACCGACCTGCatactggggcacatggaacaAGAAGACCACTGTTATCCATTCTAGGAACCCCTGGTCAAAGGACACT AAACTACTGGATTATGAGGTAGATAGTGATGAAGAATGGGAAGAGGAGGAACCAGGAGAATCTCTCTCACACAGTGAAGAA GATGatgaggaagagggagaagatgaagatgatgatgatgggtTTTTTGTACCCCATGGGTACTTATCTGAGGATGAAGGAGTGACAGAA GAGTGTGATCCAGAGAATCAGAAGGTTCGTCAAAAGCTGAAAGCGAAGGAATGGGATGAGTTGCTGGCCAAGGGGAAGAGGCTCCGGGTCCTTCAGCCTGTGAAGATTGGTTGCCTTTGGGAAAATGAACAGAATGGCTGCAGTACAAATGCAGACCTAAAGGTGCTTCAGCAGTTCACAGCTTGCATCCTGGAACTACCTGTTGCAGACGAAGAGCTGCAGACACAGAAAACTAGCAAAAAAAGGACGAAAGACCAGCAAA TTCTGAGACAGCTGCTTCCACTGCTCCATGGAAATGTAAATGGGAGTAAAGTGATCATCCAGGAATTCCAGGAATGCTGCCGCCAAGGTCTGTTCAATGAAGCAACCACAGATGGCAGTGACActactcctgccagccccaacaGCTCTCGCCCGCAAACTCCTGTCAATGAGGACAATGCCATCCCTTCCAAAGCTAGGCTAAAACGAATTATTTCCGAGAACTCTGTGTATGAGAAGAGACCCGAGTACAGGATGTGTTGGTATGTCTACTCAGAAGTGCTGAAGAGCTTTGATCAAGAACATCTCCCTGTCCCGTGTCGGTGGAACTACACCACACAAGTCCCATCTGCAGCCAAGGAGGATGGTTCCAGCACGCAAGGAATGGCAGTGATGCAAACCACCCTCGTTTCGACAAAGAGGAAGTCCACAGGAAGCATGTCCATCACCAAGTTCATGAAAAGACCTAGGGATGCAGAACAG GCTGAAGCTGTGGAAATGGATGGATTCCAGGCAGACAccgaggaagaggaggaagaggatgactGCATGATTGTGGACATCCAGCCCAACAAAG